TTGATGTAGCTGCGCTCGATATCCTCGATGGCGCTGCGGCGCACCTCGGCGAGGGTTTTCCTGGCGTCGGCTTTCAAGGTCATGGTGCCCGGCTCTTGAGACAGGATCTCTGCGGGAAAGCTTTCGGGAGTGAGCAGTGAAGAGGATTCGAGAATATAAGCCCTTTCGATGAGGTTCTCGAGTTCCCGGATATTGCCGGGCCAGCTGTAGGCTTTGAAAGCCTCCAGGACGCGCTGATCGAAATCGTGAATGTCTTTGGATTCAAAACGGTTCAACCGGTCTAGAATGATGCCGCTGATCTTTTCGATATCTTCAAGGCGTTCACTCAGGGGCGGTATTTCAATGGGGAACACGTTCAGGCGATAGAACAGGTCCCTTCTGAATTCGCCTGCGGCACACATGGCTTTCAGGTTTGAGTTGGTTGCCGCTATGACGCGGACGTTGGCGGTAAGGATTTCTTCGCCGCCCAGTCGCTGAAAGGTGCCATCCTGTAAAATTTGCAGCAGCTTGATCTGAACCGAAGGGGTGATCGTCCCTAATTCGTCCAGGAATATGGTGCCGCCGTTGGCAATCTCGAACTTGCCCATTTTCCGTTTTACGGCGCCGGTAAAGGCGCCTTTTTCATGCCCGAAAAGTTCGCTTTCGATCAGGGTGTCGGGAATCGCGCCGCAGTGGACGCTGATCAACTGGTTGTCACGCCGATTGCTGTGCTGATGAATCAGTTTTGCCATCAGGCTCTTTCCCGTACCGGTCTCTCCGGTCAGGAGAACCGTGCTCTTGGTGGGGGATACAGAGCGGATCTGTTCGAAAACCCTTTTCATTCTCGGGTTGTTTGTTTGGATGAGCTTCAGTGAATCCACCTGCCAGAATTTGTCTCTCAGATAATCCAGTTCCGATTCCTTCATGATCGAGTCGACTATCTGGTCCGATATCAGATTCACCTCCTCCTTGCTGACCGGATGGGTCAGGTAATTTCTGGCCCCGGCCTTCACCAGCATGACCGCTCTTCTCAAATCGGTCTGAGTGGTTAGCAGAATTATTTCAAGGTAGGGGTTCAAACGCCAGATAGGTTTGAGTATCTCCTTGTAGTTATTTTCACGGGCCTTGCCCAATAAAATATCAGTGTCAGAGAAAAAGAGGCTGTGTCGCTTTTCGCGTATTGAATGCAGGGCCCTTTCCCTGGAATCCACATGTTCAATTATGTATTGCTCATCGAGGCACTGAGTGATGCTTTGCAATGCATCCCGGAATTTGGTGGCGACCAGAATGGATTTCATGAGTTGCACCTGTGATTATGTTGATTGAGTAGCTCCCTGAATTTCATGCACCGGCCTTATGTGGCGCGCCGGCAAAAACGGTTCCCCACACGGGCATGTCCTTCAGTTCCATGGGGTCGATTTCAAAAGGATCGGCTTCGAGCACACAAAAATCCGCCCTTTTGCCGAACTCGATACTCCCGATCATGTGGTCCAGGTGAAGTTGGTAGGCCGCCTCGATGGTCATGGCCTGCAAAACATCCTTTACGGTTACACGGTGCTCCGACCCCAGCACGGTCCCGGTATCCATGGTAGTACGATGGACGGTGGCCCATGCCCCGACCCAGGGCAGCTGCGGTGTTCCCGGAGGGTCATTGTGAAACCCCCAGGAAACGCCCAGGCGTTTGGCCGTACCTGTGGGGGCCATGTGGCGGCTACGGTCCATGCCTTGTAACTGAAGGTGCGAGTCTCCGTAATAGTATATCTGAGGGGTGAAGAACTGGACGGCTACACCGAGCGCCCTGGCCTGTCTCAACTGGGATGAGGTTATATTGTAGGCGTGGTCTATTCTGTGGCGCATGTCCGGGCGGCATTTGAGGGCCTGGGCCGTTTTCACGGCATCCAGGACAATCTGGCATCCGGGCCGGCTGTTGGCGTGCGTGATGGTCGAAAGGCCGGCTTCGTGGCAACGGATGAGCCACTCGCGGACTTCCGCGGGGTCGTTTTCCATATCGCCTTCCGGCGTTCCATCCCAGTATCCCGGCCATCCCACGGGTGATGTCCTCGATATAATGGATCCGTCGGTATAGAGCTTTACCGGGCCGATGCAAAAGGGATCCTTTGCCGTTGCGGCATCCTCCTTGACGATTGCGGCGAACGCCTCTATGGATCCGGCTTCTGCCACGCCTGTTTTAGCCCACGGCAGCCCCACGATCCTCAGATGGTTTTCGGGTGCGGACAGCAGCATTTGAAACCGGTCGCAGGACTGCCGGTATCCTAAGGCGCCCAGGGCCGCCTCGCAGGCCGTGGTGCACCCGCTCTTGGTAAAAAGCGGCAGGATTTCTTTTATCTTCTCAGCGGTAATGTTTACCAGGTCAGGCAGTGCCGGCAGAACCGCCATTATACCCGTGGCTTCGATCAGGGTTCCGTTGGGTTTGCCGTTTTCATCCGCCGCTACACCGGGCGGCAGCTGCCCCTTCAGAACACCCGCCTTTTCCAACAGGGCGCTGTTAACCCAGAACCGGTGGAATACAAGATTGGAAACAATGATAGGCCGCGTTGCGGAAACCCGGTCCAGTTCATCGATGTGCAGGCTGCCAACCTTGTTCTCGTCGTAGGCGACGGCGTACAGCGGTTCTCCGGGCGGCAGTTCACTGTCCAGTTTCTTCAGGCGGTCGATGACGTCCTTTTTCCGGGCATAGACCGGATGGAAGCCGCCCTCGGGCTTCGGCCACGGGATCTGGGCAACGAAATGACCGCTGTAGATCAAAGCCTGCATCTCCACATGGGTATGGGCGTCTACAATGCCCGGCATCAAAACGTTGCCTTCGAAAGTGGTGTCCACATCGTAGGAAGAAAAGGGCGACTTCTCGAGATTGGCGATTACCGCCGCTTTGCTTCCTACGGACAGGATGCGCCCCTCCTTTACGGCAACCGCATCGGCAACGGGCTGTTCGGGCAGCATGGTGATAATTTTTCTGGCCGTGAAAACGGTCGTTTTCGTTGACACCTTTCAACTCCTTCACTGCAGTGGCAAAATGTACCTGAGCCGTTGCCGGCCTCCTTCACAGCTTGGTGTATTGCCGTCTAAGCCAGGTGAAAATATTTTCGAAGATGAAAGATATATGTTTCCGACCGATTGTTCAACTGAAACCTACATTTTGGTGAAAACCGCCGGCAGGTTCGGGTGATGGTGTAGGGAAGGCGTGTCGGGTTAGCGGGTTAGTGGGTTATATGGGTTGCTTGGGTCAATTGGGTTATTTGAGTTTATAGGGTTGGGGGGGCATCAGGTTGCCTGCGTTTGTCGATAACTCAATGAACACAACAAACACAATGAACAAGCCCCTTCCTGGGCAAAGCCGGTAACGGGCCCTACGGACCGGACACCTACCAATGCCCTGAAAGGGGTTATGAAAAGGGCGTACCGGTAGCTATTTCGTGCCGCCCGGATCGATGGGCGCCTCCTCCGGGCTAATTGCGGGCGCTGCCGGGAAATGCACGACTTGTAGGTGGGCTGCCTGCAAGGCTGAGGTTAAGGATCGGGGCTTACAGTTCCTGTACGCCTGTTGCCTTGGGACCCCTCTGTCCCTGCTCTAACTCGAAAGAGACACGGTCGCCTTCCGAGAGGGACTTGAAACCCTCCTTCTGGATCTCCGAAAAGTGGACGAATACGTCGCCGCCTTCGTCATTCTCAATGAATCCGTAACCTTTTTTATCACTGAACCATTTTACGATACCTTGTGCCAACCTCTCAACCTCCTTCCGGTCTGACCGGGGCTCGGAAACGGGAGCTCCCGCGGGTGTTCGATTCAGCTGAACAGAAAAGGGTGCATTTTCACCCTCAAATTAGGTTTAAACAACACGACAGCTTATTTATTCAAAAACCAGACCGGATTACAATACTGTTTAATTATTGATTAATTCCGTATTCAAAATAGATGGTTTGTCCGAGCGGTCGGGAAGAGGGATCGCCTCAACTATGAGGATCACTTCAGGAAATCCCTAATGGCAAGATCGCGATCGGTGTGCCGGTCGAAGAGGATGCTGAAGTGATTGGTGTCGGCGACAGCCAGCTCCCTTGCATTGAGGATCGACTGCAGCATGGTTTCTACGGTATGCAGGGGGAGCAGGAGATCCTGCTGGCCGAGAAATCCCCGGGTGGCCCTCAGGATGAGAACGTCGCAGGCAATGTCACGGTAGTGAACGCTGACATCCTTTTTCCGGATATCGGCAATTTCCTGCTGGATGATCGCCGGGTCGATGCGCGAACGGACCCCCTGGTCGACCTTCCTGACGTCGTGCTGAAAATACGTTTCGTGAAATTCCGTCCAGGGTTGAAAGATGGGAGCCTCCTTCAGGGGCTGTGTGTAGGCTTCGAAGGAGGGGAAAACGTTCTTCAGACGCTCCAGGGAAGGTTTGATGACCGTTTCGATGCTGTCCCAGCGCTTCTGTGACAACTGGCCGCCGCCATCCAGCAGGATGAGTCTCTCCACCATGTCCGGGTAGCAGGCCGCGAAGGCGACCGCAATGTAGGCGCCGAGTGAGTGGCCCAGCAGGGTGACGCGCTGCAGCTCCAGATCCTGCAACAAGGCCCGCAGGTCTTTGACATGATGGCCCAGTGAATAGCCCTCGGCCGGTTTGCCGGAAAGGCCCCGGCCCCGCAAGTCAAGGCCTAAAACGCGATGGCTCCCTGAAAGGGCGGGGATCAGGCGGTCCCAGCAGCGGCAGTTGGCGGTCAGCCCGTGAATGCAGAGCAGGGTTTTCCTCCCGCTGCCCCACTGAGCCAGTTGCAGGTCGATGTTGTCGCCTTTGGCCTTGAACATGGTCGGTTTTTGCATGTGTTGACTCCAATCCCAATATCGAACATCTACATTCTAAACAATTTCAAATGACCAAATACCAAATACTTGCACCTTCTGGTTGCTTTTTTCGTCATTCCTGTCTTCGCAGGGATGACGAGGGTTCTAATCTAAAACTCCCCAAATAGGTACTAAATAAGGAGAAAACCTTTGATCAGTGTACACACCGTGTCGATCTGTTCCAGAAAGGCGGCGTGCCCGGTGCGGGGGATGCAGACCAGCTGGGAATTGCCCATCTGCCGGTGCATGGCGGCCATCTGTGCGTAAGGGGTGATGATGTCCTCCTCGGCGGCCATTAAAAGGGTCGGGTGGTTGATTTCAGCGAGCCGGTTTCTGATATCGTAGTCGTGGTTGGAGCTTGCCAGACGGATAAAACCGTCGAACCACGCCCGGGTCAGATTGTCCTTGAACAGCCGACGGCGGTTTGCCAGCCAGTCGTAGTGGTTGTTGTAAAAGGTTCGTGAATAAATGGGAATCAGGGCCAGATCGAAAAAAGCCTCTCCGTCATAGAGTCGCGCAGCGCATTTCCACATCTCGCCCATGGACAGGAGGTATTGATCGATGTGGGCCGAGGTGTTCGACAGTACCAGGCGGTCCACGTTTTCTGGATGGGCCAGGGCGAAAAGGAGCGCAACCTGGCCGCCGTAGGAAACGCCCCAAAGGTCGGCCCTGTCGATTTTTAGATGGGCGAGGAGTTTTTTTAAATCCTCCACGTGTATGTGGTTGTCGTAGCCCGCAGCGAGCCGTGCCGACTGCCCCTGGTCGCGCATATCGTACAGGATCAGTTGAAAGCGGTCCTGCAGTCTTTGGATGTGGTCTACCCAACTGGGCGTGCTCATCATGATGCCGTTCAAAAGCACCAGAGGCTTTCCCTGGCCGTGGACCTCATAGTAGATGCCGGGATCTTCTAAGTACATGGATAATCTTTCTCCCAATGGCAATGTTCAGATTTTTTCATAGCGGCGAAGCCGCGTTAAATCAAAGCGTGGCACACGCTTTTATCCCCACCGTATGGACGCGGCGGCATAGGTGAAACCGATGCCGCCGTTGAGCATGGCCACGACCGTGCCGTTTTGTACGGCCTTGCGCTCGAGGCCCAGGTCCAGAGAAATGAGCGGGTCGTTGGTGCCGTGATGGCCGAAGCTTTCGAGGTCCGCGGACTGGTGCGGCGCAAGCTCGAGAGTCCCGAGGACCTTTTCCCGGTCGGCCGGGGACAGGTGCCGCAGGGCAAGATAACCGATCTCGGGTGTGTTTTGCAGCCTTCCCACTGTCTCGCAAAGGGTTGCCGCCCATTTTCGTCTAAGATAGTCGGCAACTTTTTCGGGATGCCGGTTCTGAAAAAACATGATGTCCGTGTTCAGGTTCTCACGGCTGAAAGGAATTTCGGTCCCCCCCCCGGGCACGTAAACCTCGTCGGCCATTTCAGGGTGAACCAGGAAAGCCGTGTCGATCAGGGTATTGCGGCCGTGTCCCCGGCGGAGGATCAGGGCGCCGCCGGAGGCTGAACAGGGGAGCAGAAAGCGGGTGCCCGGGTTGTCGCTCGTGACCAGGTCGATGTTGCGCGTGCCGCCGGCCAAAAGCACGGTTCGGATGCCTTCGTCACCGGTGATCAGGTCACGGGCAAGCTTTATCCCCTGAATCAGGGTGACGCTTTGACCCACAAGGTCAAAGGCCCAGGCGTTTTTACAGCCGGTC
This DNA window, taken from Deltaproteobacteria bacterium, encodes the following:
- a CDS encoding sigma-54 dependent transcriptional regulator gives rise to the protein MKSILVATKFRDALQSITQCLDEQYIIEHVDSRERALHSIREKRHSLFFSDTDILLGKARENNYKEILKPIWRLNPYLEIILLTTQTDLRRAVMLVKAGARNYLTHPVSKEEVNLISDQIVDSIMKESELDYLRDKFWQVDSLKLIQTNNPRMKRVFEQIRSVSPTKSTVLLTGETGTGKSLMAKLIHQHSNRRDNQLISVHCGAIPDTLIESELFGHEKGAFTGAVKRKMGKFEIANGGTIFLDELGTITPSVQIKLLQILQDGTFQRLGGEEILTANVRVIAATNSNLKAMCAAGEFRRDLFYRLNVFPIEIPPLSERLEDIEKISGIILDRLNRFESKDIHDFDQRVLEAFKAYSWPGNIRELENLIERAYILESSSLLTPESFPAEILSQEPGTMTLKADARKTLAEVRRSAIEDIERSYIKELLSRNKGKINTSAAEAGISTRQLNKLMNRYDICKEEFKKFHPDGH
- a CDS encoding amidohydrolase family protein; this translates as MSTKTTVFTARKIITMLPEQPVADAVAVKEGRILSVGSKAAVIANLEKSPFSSYDVDTTFEGNVLMPGIVDAHTHVEMQALIYSGHFVAQIPWPKPEGGFHPVYARKKDVIDRLKKLDSELPPGEPLYAVAYDENKVGSLHIDELDRVSATRPIIVSNLVFHRFWVNSALLEKAGVLKGQLPPGVAADENGKPNGTLIEATGIMAVLPALPDLVNITAEKIKEILPLFTKSGCTTACEAALGALGYRQSCDRFQMLLSAPENHLRIVGLPWAKTGVAEAGSIEAFAAIVKEDAATAKDPFCIGPVKLYTDGSIISRTSPVGWPGYWDGTPEGDMENDPAEVREWLIRCHEAGLSTITHANSRPGCQIVLDAVKTAQALKCRPDMRHRIDHAYNITSSQLRQARALGVAVQFFTPQIYYYGDSHLQLQGMDRSRHMAPTGTAKRLGVSWGFHNDPPGTPQLPWVGAWATVHRTTMDTGTVLGSEHRVTVKDVLQAMTIEAAYQLHLDHMIGSIEFGKRADFCVLEADPFEIDPMELKDMPVWGTVFAGAPHKAGA
- a CDS encoding cold-shock protein, with protein sequence MAQGIVKWFSDKKGYGFIENDEGGDVFVHFSEIQKEGFKSLSEGDRVSFELEQGQRGPKATGVQEL
- a CDS encoding alpha/beta hydrolase, yielding MQKPTMFKAKGDNIDLQLAQWGSGRKTLLCIHGLTANCRCWDRLIPALSGSHRVLGLDLRGRGLSGKPAEGYSLGHHVKDLRALLQDLELQRVTLLGHSLGAYIAVAFAACYPDMVERLILLDGGGQLSQKRWDSIETVIKPSLERLKNVFPSFEAYTQPLKEAPIFQPWTEFHETYFQHDVRKVDQGVRSRIDPAIIQQEIADIRKKDVSVHYRDIACDVLILRATRGFLGQQDLLLPLHTVETMLQSILNARELAVADTNHFSILFDRHTDRDLAIRDFLK
- a CDS encoding alpha/beta hydrolase — its product is MYLEDPGIYYEVHGQGKPLVLLNGIMMSTPSWVDHIQRLQDRFQLILYDMRDQGQSARLAAGYDNHIHVEDLKKLLAHLKIDRADLWGVSYGGQVALLFALAHPENVDRLVLSNTSAHIDQYLLSMGEMWKCAARLYDGEAFFDLALIPIYSRTFYNNHYDWLANRRRLFKDNLTRAWFDGFIRLASSNHDYDIRNRLAEINHPTLLMAAEEDIITPYAQMAAMHRQMGNSQLVCIPRTGHAAFLEQIDTVCTLIKGFLLI